Part of the Candidatus Eremiobacteraceae bacterium genome is shown below.
ACGGTCAGCAGAAGACCGGAAACCGGCGCGTCGTGCTGTATCTCGCGTACGGGGGCGTGCCGGCGGCCATACTCGGTGTGCTCACGCTGCGCTGGGTTGAAGCGCACATCGGCCTTGCGGCGCTCAACACCGACCTCAAGCATGGCCTTGGAATATTGCTGTTCTTCGTCTCCGCGGTGGTGCTGGTCACGCCGTTGATTTTGAAAGCGCATAATCCCGACCCCTACGTCACGGTGAAAAATGCGAAATGGCGCATCATCGTCGTCGGCGCCATCGTCGGGTACCTCGTCGCGATCACGTCGATCGGCGCAGGCTCGATCACGATGACGGCGCTTTGTCTCATCCTCCCGATCGTTCGCCTGCGCGATCTCGTCGGTTCCGACGTCGCGTTCGCCGCGCTCATCGTGCCGGTCGCGGCCATAGGACACGTCGCGCTTGGCAACGTGAATTGGGCCATGACCCTCGCGCTGATCATAGGATCCATCCCCGGTGTGTTGATCGGCGCCTGGCTATGCAAGAAGATGGAGACCAAATGGCTGCGCGTGACGATGGCTATCGCGATGGTCGCAGCCGGAACGCGCATGTTCTAGCGGTTTCGTCGCAATCGGCCATACAACGCCCCGCGCTCGTCGCGGGGCTTTTTCGTGGCGTGGTCGAACGAGCGATCCGATGAGCTCGAAAACGCTCGACATCGCCCTCGTGCAATTCGCGCCGCGAAAGGGCGATCTCAAAGCCAACCTAAACGCCCTCACGGGGGCTTTTGCAAGTTTAAAGCGCGATCGCGCCGGTATGGCAGACGTCGTAGTCTTTCCCGAAACCTGTCTCTCCGGCTATTTTGTGGAAGGCGGGGTGCGCGAACTCGCGCTTTCCGCAGATGAGGCGCTGCATCACATCAATGCAAGCGCCGCCAAAGGCTGCGGCAAAGCGCACCACCCGTTCGACGTCATCGTCGGTTTTTACGAGAACGACGGCGGCAAGCTCTACAATAGCGCTCTGTACGCCACGCTCGGTACGAAGCCGAAACTTCGCCACGTCCACCGCAAGATGTTTCTGCCCACTTACGGCGTCTTCGACGAAGAGCGGTTCGTGTCGCGCGGGAGCGCCATCGCGGCGTTCGACGTGCCGTACGGCCGGGTCGCGATGCTCATCTGCGAGGACGCTTGCCATTCGCTTGCAACCACAGTTGCGGCGCTGCACGGCGCGCAGATAGTCTTTATCCCGAGCGCGTCGCCCGGTCGCGGGCTCGAAGACGCCGAGCCCGCAAACGTGCGCATGTGGCGCGACATCATGCGCGTGACGTCGGCCGAACATGGCATCTTCACGGTGTACGCAGGCTTACTCGGCTTTGAAGGCGGCAAGGGCTTCACCGGCGCTTCGCGCGTCGTCGGCCCTCTCGGCGACCTGCGAGCGGAAGCGCCGTTCGACCAGCCGGCCATCTTGCGCACGAAGATCCGTTTGGAAGACGTCGCCGTCGCGCGCGCCGCGCTTCCCATGCTCGGCGACCTCGAGGCCAATCTCGCCGAACTCGCCGCGCAACTGCAGCCGCAGGTGGAAAGGTGAACGCCGGACCGGCCTTCGCCATCGTCCGCGCGCCGCGCGCGACCAACCCGCTCGCGGTTGATCCGGCGCTAGTCGAGCGCTGGCTCGTCCGATTCCTGCGCGACGAACTCGTGCACCGGCGCGGGATCACGCAAGCCGTCGTCGGCATCTCCGGTGGCGTCGACTCCGCGGTCGTCGCGCTTCTGTGCAGCCGTGCGCTCGGCCCGAAGAACGTCCACGGAATCCGCATGCCATACCGCACATCGAGCAAAGAAAGCCTCGCGCACGGGGCGCTCGTCATCCGCGAGGCCGGCATTCGCGACCGGCTGATCGACATCTCGGCTGCCGTCGACGGCTACCTCAAATTCGAGCGCGGCGCAGACGGTCAGCGCCGCGGCAACGTCATGGCGCGCGCGCGTATGCTCGTGTTGTTCGACCAATCTGCAAAGGTCGGCGGATTGCCCATCGGCACCGGCAATAAATCCGAGCGGCTTTTCGGCTACTTCACGTGGCACGGTGACGACTCGCCGCCGATCAACCCGATCGGCGACCTGTTCAAGTCACAAGTCTGGGTGCTCGCCCGCCATCTCGGGGTGCCCACGGCCATCATCGACAAGCCGGCGACCGCCGATCTCATCCGCGGCCAAACCGACGAAGACGACCTCGGCATCACCTACGCGCGCGCCGACCGCATCCTCAACGCGATATTGCTCGGTTATTCGCCGGCCGACATCGCGGCGCAGGGGTTCTCCCATCGCGACGTCGCGCTCGTGAAGAAGCGCGTCGACGCCACGCATTGGAAGCGGCACTTGGCGACCACGGCGATGCTTTCGGCGACCGCCATCAACGAGTTCTACTTGCGTCCCGTCGATTTCTAAGCCGGACGGGCCTTGCCGGCAGTCGTCTCACCGCGCTATTTGAACGTCACGCCCGCCCACGCTTGCGAAGCCACCCGCCAGCCGACGCCCGCCTTCACCACCACGAACGTCCAATACCCAGTCTCGACGAACGGTTTGTCGTGGA
Proteins encoded:
- a CDS encoding sulfite exporter TauE/SafE family protein codes for the protein MDFHFSIAGFVVGILVGLTGVGSSALMLPILVLFLGVSPLLAVGTDLAYSVPTKLVGAFMHGQQKTGNRRVVLYLAYGGVPAAILGVLTLRWVEAHIGLAALNTDLKHGLGILLFFVSAVVLVTPLILKAHNPDPYVTVKNAKWRIIVVGAIVGYLVAITSIGAGSITMTALCLILPIVRLRDLVGSDVAFAALIVPVAAIGHVALGNVNWAMTLALIIGSIPGVLIGAWLCKKMETKWLRVTMAIAMVAAGTRMF
- a CDS encoding nitrilase-related carbon-nitrogen hydrolase is translated as MSSKTLDIALVQFAPRKGDLKANLNALTGAFASLKRDRAGMADVVVFPETCLSGYFVEGGVRELALSADEALHHINASAAKGCGKAHHPFDVIVGFYENDGGKLYNSALYATLGTKPKLRHVHRKMFLPTYGVFDEERFVSRGSAIAAFDVPYGRVAMLICEDACHSLATTVAALHGAQIVFIPSASPGRGLEDAEPANVRMWRDIMRVTSAEHGIFTVYAGLLGFEGGKGFTGASRVVGPLGDLRAEAPFDQPAILRTKIRLEDVAVARAALPMLGDLEANLAELAAQLQPQVER
- a CDS encoding NAD+ synthase, producing MNAGPAFAIVRAPRATNPLAVDPALVERWLVRFLRDELVHRRGITQAVVGISGGVDSAVVALLCSRALGPKNVHGIRMPYRTSSKESLAHGALVIREAGIRDRLIDISAAVDGYLKFERGADGQRRGNVMARARMLVLFDQSAKVGGLPIGTGNKSERLFGYFTWHGDDSPPINPIGDLFKSQVWVLARHLGVPTAIIDKPATADLIRGQTDEDDLGITYARADRILNAILLGYSPADIAAQGFSHRDVALVKKRVDATHWKRHLATTAMLSATAINEFYLRPVDF